A single Providencia manganoxydans DNA region contains:
- a CDS encoding phosphoethanolamine transferase, with the protein MPALLGGDISLLSKLVIIVTGMLLMFICAGVYKSLAGKIFTVLISALWALNLSVSFFFYQKHDIRFSSSIAETFINTNSSETVGMLSYNKYYILFYIIVFAVYFISIHKSAKYLNRKTTWASLGLFFGYLVVIPAHSAALLPKPGSYLLLAEQYLSHTPFYNASALVRNLYENREITKIPNTVVQYQYDKKEASSDIYVLIIGESVRRDHLSLYGYQYETTPNLDQRKPQMLVFDQAYSPAPVTILSVPISLSNISFSQMQDKQHYADNIVALANHAGFETYWISNQGKTNRKTSIISTIASMAKHRKWNEFVGYDEEILGYFNNAINDGVKKKKLIVLHTYGSHEPSCNRFPEEKYQEFSTQEDDNCYDSSIAYTDALIENILQQLSGKSATVMYFSDHALQRLDDKYDVYYHHGVNNPTKEAYEIPLFVWYSPNSAKPSLDNTVLNAPYSTANNYWLISDWLGIQQHSPKACLSPLNSCYQAQKEITMIDGNRTLLSLKNLPSEQKTHD; encoded by the coding sequence ATGCCAGCGCTCTTAGGTGGTGATATTAGCTTACTGTCTAAGCTCGTCATTATAGTGACGGGTATGCTGTTGATGTTTATTTGCGCAGGAGTGTATAAAAGCTTAGCAGGCAAAATATTCACTGTGTTGATAAGTGCGTTATGGGCACTTAACCTATCGGTGTCTTTTTTCTTTTATCAAAAACACGATATCCGCTTTTCATCATCAATCGCTGAAACCTTTATCAATACCAACAGTAGCGAAACTGTTGGTATGCTTTCCTATAATAAATACTACATTCTTTTTTATATTATTGTTTTTGCTGTTTATTTTATTAGCATCCATAAAAGTGCTAAATATCTCAATCGTAAGACCACATGGGCTAGCTTAGGGTTGTTTTTTGGCTACCTTGTTGTTATTCCTGCACATTCTGCGGCACTACTTCCAAAACCTGGGAGCTATCTCTTATTAGCCGAGCAGTATCTCTCTCATACGCCTTTTTATAATGCATCAGCGCTGGTTCGAAACCTCTATGAAAATAGAGAAATCACCAAAATACCGAATACAGTTGTGCAATATCAATATGATAAAAAAGAAGCGAGTAGCGATATTTATGTGCTGATCATTGGCGAATCAGTACGCCGAGATCACTTAAGCCTTTACGGTTATCAATACGAGACAACCCCAAATTTAGATCAGCGAAAACCGCAAATGTTAGTATTTGACCAAGCCTACTCACCCGCACCAGTAACCATTTTGTCAGTCCCTATCTCGCTGTCAAATATCAGCTTTTCGCAAATGCAAGACAAGCAACACTATGCAGACAATATTGTCGCGCTAGCCAATCATGCAGGATTTGAAACCTATTGGATAAGCAATCAAGGTAAAACCAATCGTAAAACTAGCATAATTTCCACTATTGCCAGTATGGCAAAACATCGAAAGTGGAATGAGTTTGTCGGTTATGATGAGGAAATTTTAGGCTATTTCAACAACGCCATTAATGATGGCGTGAAAAAGAAAAAACTGATCGTCTTACATACCTACGGAAGCCATGAGCCATCCTGTAATCGTTTCCCTGAAGAGAAGTATCAAGAATTTAGTACTCAAGAAGATGATAACTGCTATGACAGCTCTATCGCTTACACTGATGCGTTGATCGAAAACATCTTACAACAGCTCTCAGGTAAATCCGCCACTGTAATGTATTTTTCTGATCATGCATTACAACGTTTAGATGATAAATATGATGTTTATTACCATCACGGAGTCAATAACCCAACTAAAGAGGCGTATGAAATTCCCTTGTTTGTTTGGTATAGCCCAAATAGTGCAAAGCCCTCGTTGGATAACACGGTACTCAACGCACCTTATTCAACAGCCAACAACTATTGGTTAATTAGCGATTGGCTCGGTATACAACAACATAGCCCTAAGGCGTGCCTATCGCCGCTAAATAGCTGTTATCAAGCACAGAAAGAAATCACTATGATTGATGGCAATCGAACTTTACTGAGTTTAAAAAACCTGCCTTCTGAGCAAAAGACTCATGATTAA
- the asd gene encoding aspartate-semialdehyde dehydrogenase: MKNVGFIGWRGMVGSVLMQRMVEEGDFNAIHPVFFTTSQHGAEAPAYGGHRGTLQDANDIDALKALDIIISCQGGDYTNEIYPKLRAAGWNGYWIDAASALRMKDDAIIILDPVNQQHIQDGLNKGIKTFVGGNCTVSLMLMSLGGLFANNLVEWASVATYQAASGAGARNMRELLVQMGELHSQVAKELQNPASAILDIEKKVTDFTRSGAMPTDAFGVPLAGSLIPWIDKALENGQSREEWKGQAETNKILATGNNIIPVDGLCVRVGALRCHSQAFTLKLKKDIALNEIEQLLASHNEWVKVVPNDREITMRELTPAAVTGTLSTPVGRLRKLNMGPEYLSAFTVGDQLLWGAAEPLRRMLNILL, from the coding sequence ATGAAAAATGTAGGTTTTATCGGCTGGCGTGGTATGGTCGGTTCAGTTTTAATGCAGAGAATGGTAGAAGAAGGTGACTTTAATGCAATTCATCCTGTATTTTTTACCACTTCTCAGCATGGTGCAGAAGCACCTGCTTATGGTGGCCACCGCGGAACGTTGCAAGATGCTAATGATATCGACGCGCTAAAAGCGTTAGATATTATTATTAGTTGTCAGGGCGGTGATTATACCAATGAGATCTACCCAAAACTGCGAGCAGCTGGCTGGAATGGATATTGGATTGATGCGGCATCTGCACTACGTATGAAAGATGATGCGATTATCATCCTTGATCCAGTTAACCAACAACATATCCAAGACGGATTAAATAAAGGCATTAAGACCTTTGTTGGTGGTAACTGTACGGTCAGTTTAATGCTGATGTCGCTGGGTGGTTTATTTGCGAATAATTTAGTTGAGTGGGCGTCTGTTGCAACATACCAAGCCGCTTCCGGTGCTGGCGCTCGTAATATGCGTGAATTATTGGTACAAATGGGTGAGTTACATAGCCAAGTAGCGAAAGAATTACAAAATCCAGCCTCAGCAATTTTAGATATCGAGAAAAAAGTGACTGACTTTACGCGTAGCGGCGCGATGCCAACAGATGCATTTGGTGTGCCGTTAGCGGGTAGCCTTATCCCATGGATTGATAAAGCGTTAGAAAATGGTCAAAGCCGTGAGGAATGGAAAGGCCAAGCAGAAACTAACAAAATCTTAGCTACCGGTAATAATATTATCCCTGTGGATGGTTTGTGTGTACGTGTAGGTGCACTACGTTGTCATAGCCAAGCATTCACTTTAAAGCTGAAAAAAGACATTGCACTGAATGAGATAGAACAGCTATTAGCGTCTCATAATGAGTGGGTGAAAGTGGTGCCTAATGATCGTGAGATCACCATGCGTGAATTGACGCCTGCTGCGGTAACCGGAACATTGAGTACCCCTGTTGGTCGTTTACGTAAGCTTAATATGGGGCCTGAATACCTGTCGGCATTTACCGTTGGTGACCAACTACTATGGGGTGCCGCTGAGCCGCTACGCCGTATGCTGAATATTTTGCTGTAA
- a CDS encoding MdtL family multidrug efflux MFS transporter, protein MIKYVLFSFWIVLIYPLGVDLHLTGIPLIAADLQASESQLHIAFSIYLAGMASTMLIAGWCSDHIGRKPVVLVGAFMFASASIMAGSATTVNVFLSARFLQGIGAGFCYVVTFAILRDVLSARIRTKVLSMMNGITCIAPVLAPVIGFGILLFYHWSVMFYFMAAYAIVSILFCLIGIKETKPSINKQASNTTTAPLADERFLNLFFLTRLVISCFGIAVILTYVNVSPIILMGNLGFTTGQFSTSMTLLAMLSMATSFSMPKLISTFKSQTLLYTALSLFLLNAVLLLIYLLAIKYTPLLFIVFGLCGVGFSMLFGIIMSQALSPYARKAGIASSILAISQLSFASLYIWIMGWVGIASVQMLFIILLAAAIIGMVLLKISSLSSKVASLE, encoded by the coding sequence ATGATCAAATATGTCCTTTTTAGCTTTTGGATAGTGCTAATTTATCCACTTGGCGTCGACTTACATCTTACTGGTATTCCATTGATTGCCGCTGATTTACAGGCTAGCGAAAGCCAGCTACACATTGCCTTTTCTATCTATTTAGCAGGCATGGCATCAACAATGTTAATTGCTGGATGGTGTTCAGATCATATTGGTCGTAAACCCGTCGTTTTAGTTGGCGCTTTTATGTTTGCTAGCGCATCTATCATGGCGGGCTCAGCGACGACGGTAAATGTATTCTTAAGTGCGCGCTTTTTACAGGGTATCGGGGCAGGTTTTTGCTATGTCGTCACTTTTGCTATTTTACGTGATGTTCTATCAGCGCGGATCAGAACCAAAGTACTATCAATGATGAATGGTATTACCTGTATTGCTCCAGTGCTCGCACCCGTAATAGGTTTTGGTATTCTGCTGTTTTATCATTGGTCAGTCATGTTCTACTTTATGGCGGCTTACGCAATAGTCAGTATTCTGTTTTGTTTAATTGGCATAAAAGAGACCAAACCCTCTATCAATAAACAAGCATCAAACACCACGACAGCACCACTTGCCGACGAACGTTTCCTTAATCTGTTTTTTCTTACTCGTTTAGTGATTTCTTGCTTTGGTATTGCTGTCATTTTGACCTATGTAAATGTGTCACCGATCATTTTAATGGGTAACCTTGGTTTTACTACTGGACAGTTTTCAACATCCATGACCTTACTTGCGATGTTAAGTATGGCAACCTCATTTTCAATGCCAAAATTGATCTCAACATTTAAAAGCCAAACACTGTTATACACCGCGCTCAGCCTATTCTTATTAAATGCGGTACTTTTATTAATTTATCTATTGGCAATTAAATATACCCCTCTGTTATTTATTGTTTTCGGTTTATGTGGCGTTGGTTTTTCAATGCTATTTGGCATCATAATGAGCCAAGCACTATCGCCTTACGCCAGAAAAGCAGGGATCGCGAGTTCTATTTTAGCTATCTCACAATTGAGTTTCGCTTCTCTATATATTTGGATTATGGGTTGGGTAGGCATCGCTTCAGTACAGATGCTTTTTATTATCTTACTGGCAGCTGCTATTATCGGTATGGTATTACTGAAAATATCTTCTCTGTCCAGTAAGGTTGCATCCCTTGAATAA
- the yidZ gene encoding HTH-type transcriptional regulator YidZ: protein MNKQLHRLDLNLLVILQYLVEERSVTLAAKRLSITPSSVSKSLAKLRQWFDDPLFIRSPQGLTSTPLMHRIEKSLPEFLNLANYIADIRDTEKPRGLKFRLMMEAPLNLIMLHDLSLKILNQYPESNVNVRDWDYNSLASIVAGDADIGVLGRESYHKSKESINALPDILNFEVLFIDRPLAFVRTDHPLLSEKWDLTNLLKYPHISTEYGNRIPWAFDDVLHSMGLTRNIQLSYSSFEQSLLMTSQSGHSLLTCAPGYCQHYVNEFHLDLVCIPLPLEPEIYQQLDIPFLMLWHKRNAYNSKTRWLREQIKSGIANFVNP, encoded by the coding sequence TTGAATAAACAATTGCATCGATTAGATTTAAATTTACTCGTCATTTTGCAATATCTTGTCGAAGAGCGTAGTGTCACTTTAGCGGCTAAGCGACTGTCTATCACGCCTTCTTCCGTCAGCAAATCATTGGCTAAATTGCGCCAGTGGTTTGATGACCCGCTGTTTATTCGCAGCCCGCAAGGGCTAACCTCAACTCCCTTGATGCATCGTATTGAAAAATCGCTGCCTGAATTTTTAAATTTAGCCAATTACATTGCAGATATTCGTGATACAGAAAAACCTCGGGGACTAAAATTCCGTTTAATGATGGAAGCGCCACTCAACCTAATCATGCTGCATGATTTATCGCTGAAAATTTTAAATCAATACCCTGAATCTAATGTTAATGTACGTGATTGGGATTATAACTCCTTAGCAAGTATTGTTGCTGGAGATGCGGATATTGGCGTATTAGGGCGAGAGAGTTATCATAAATCAAAAGAATCGATTAATGCCCTACCTGATATCCTCAATTTTGAAGTACTATTTATTGATAGACCGCTCGCCTTTGTGCGCACAGATCATCCACTATTAAGTGAAAAGTGGGATCTGACTAATTTATTAAAATATCCACATATCAGTACTGAATATGGCAATCGTATCCCTTGGGCATTCGATGATGTGCTGCACAGTATGGGGTTAACGCGTAATATCCAGCTATCCTATTCGTCCTTCGAACAATCATTATTAATGACATCACAATCAGGACATTCACTACTGACCTGTGCTCCGGGCTATTGCCAACATTATGTGAATGAATTTCATCTGGATTTAGTGTGTATCCCTTTACCACTAGAACCTGAAATTTACCAACAGTTAGATATTCCTTTTTTAATGCTTTGGCATAAAAGAAATGCTTATAATTCCAAAACACGTTGGTTAAGGGAACAAATAAAAAGCGGTATCGCCAACTTTGTAAATCCTTAA